The Afipia massiliensis genome has a segment encoding these proteins:
- a CDS encoding universal stress protein, which yields MFQSILVPIDLADTDLAKPAIETAASLSKSSGGTVRLVNVMPMTPVMLAEYVPPDFDMQQRQSSEEALGIVARESGIESRRISVVVRQGGIYHEVLEEAADIGADLIVMTSHRPSMQSYFLGSNAGHVVRYAKCSVLVVRH from the coding sequence ATGTTCCAGTCCATCCTCGTCCCCATCGACCTTGCCGATACCGATCTTGCGAAGCCGGCCATCGAGACGGCAGCCTCACTATCGAAATCCTCCGGCGGCACCGTGCGGCTGGTCAATGTGATGCCGATGACGCCGGTGATGCTGGCGGAATATGTCCCGCCCGATTTCGACATGCAGCAACGCCAGTCGTCGGAAGAAGCGCTGGGGATCGTCGCGCGCGAATCCGGAATTGAAAGCCGGCGCATCTCGGTGGTCGTGCGGCAGGGCGGCATCTATCACGAGGTGCTCGAAGAGGCCGCCGATATCGGCGCCGACCTGATCGTGATGACGTCGCACCGCCCGTCGATGCAGAGTTATTTTCTCGGCTCGAACGCCGGACACGTCGTCCGCTATGCGAAATGTTCGGTGCTCGTGGTGCGGCACTAG
- a CDS encoding SixA phosphatase family protein, translating into MRRLILLRHAKTERDAPSGKDQDRRLDERGRNDSVEIGRWLALEDYRPDLVLVSTATRTQQTWDLLRATMPSVRVKHLPELYGADPSELLRAVRGAAKADPQCLMILAHNPGLHELALALVAGGDATGRHALAANLPTAGIVVIDFKTDDWGDVGFRSGRLERFASPKLLREWSDGA; encoded by the coding sequence ATGCGCCGCCTGATCCTGCTCCGCCACGCCAAGACCGAGCGGGACGCCCCTTCCGGCAAGGATCAGGATCGCCGTCTCGACGAGCGCGGCCGCAATGACAGCGTGGAAATCGGCCGCTGGCTCGCGCTTGAAGATTATCGCCCCGACCTTGTGCTGGTCTCGACCGCAACGCGCACCCAGCAAACCTGGGACCTGCTTCGCGCCACGATGCCGTCGGTGCGGGTCAAGCATTTGCCGGAACTGTACGGGGCCGATCCGTCCGAACTTCTGAGAGCTGTTCGCGGAGCGGCGAAGGCGGACCCGCAATGCCTGATGATCCTTGCGCACAATCCCGGCCTGCATGAACTTGCGCTTGCGCTGGTCGCCGGCGGCGACGCGACCGGGAGACACGCACTGGCTGCCAACCTGCCGACCGCGGGCATCGTCGTGATCGATTTCAAGACCGACGACTGGGGCGATGTCGGCTTCCGCAGCGGGCGGCTCGAACGCTTCGCCAGCCCCAAGCTTTTGAGAGAATGGTCGGACGGGGCATGA
- a CDS encoding NAD(P)/FAD-dependent oxidoreductase, whose translation MEESSANPPADVPSRQGLTFDLDVDICVIGGGLAGLTMALESVRKGASVAVLEGRSIGWNASGHNLGTVMPGYGVAASDLIERVGFEDARHLWTLAQEGADYVRATAARMPGIALTDGALEVSRVDAGDELISRLQTLGEDFGTEVEGWQTDRVREVLKTDRYFHAIHFPKAFQIDARSYVHGLAALAESEGVRIFEDTPVVGIDPAGIRKRVFTPSAKLRCSHVVLAGNAHLGAPSQRLTATLLPTWRYAALTEPLAERLADAVAFQGSVSDTHGIDHFRIVDGDRLLWSSPETTWQGDPRRYAKRIESRIAAIFPKLGPVKIADTWGGMFGQTVHGMPQIGEVQPGLWILSGFGRQGLNTTAMGGQLLARSILSGDDRWRLFSPFELVWAGGSAGRIAGQAIDLWTRGHSATAGALSRFRERARSREQAREYATEARIASAKAQASVARQHASAAMHEDRSRG comes from the coding sequence ATGGAAGAATCTTCTGCAAATCCCCCGGCTGACGTGCCCAGCCGTCAGGGACTGACGTTCGATCTCGATGTCGATATCTGCGTCATCGGAGGAGGGCTGGCCGGCCTGACCATGGCGCTTGAATCGGTCCGCAAGGGCGCGAGCGTGGCGGTACTCGAAGGCCGCAGCATCGGCTGGAACGCGTCCGGCCACAATCTTGGCACCGTCATGCCCGGATACGGCGTCGCGGCTTCCGACCTGATCGAGCGTGTCGGCTTCGAGGATGCGCGTCATCTGTGGACGCTTGCGCAAGAGGGCGCGGATTATGTCCGCGCCACCGCGGCCCGCATGCCCGGCATTGCGCTGACCGACGGCGCGCTCGAAGTTTCGAGAGTCGATGCCGGCGACGAACTCATCAGCCGGTTGCAGACGCTCGGCGAGGATTTCGGCACTGAGGTCGAAGGCTGGCAGACCGATCGTGTGCGCGAAGTGCTGAAGACGGATCGCTACTTCCATGCGATTCATTTTCCGAAGGCGTTCCAGATCGACGCGCGGTCCTATGTTCATGGTCTCGCGGCGCTCGCGGAAAGCGAAGGCGTGCGGATCTTCGAGGATACGCCGGTGGTCGGCATCGATCCGGCCGGTATCCGCAAGCGCGTGTTTACGCCTTCGGCAAAACTGCGCTGCTCTCATGTCGTGCTTGCGGGCAACGCGCATCTCGGCGCGCCCAGCCAGCGTCTCACCGCAACGCTGTTGCCGACCTGGCGCTACGCTGCGCTGACGGAGCCGCTCGCTGAACGGCTCGCCGACGCGGTGGCCTTTCAGGGATCGGTGAGCGACACCCACGGCATCGATCATTTTCGCATCGTCGATGGGGACCGGCTGCTGTGGTCCAGTCCCGAGACGACATGGCAGGGCGATCCGCGGCGTTATGCCAAACGCATCGAGAGCCGCATCGCCGCGATTTTCCCGAAGCTCGGGCCGGTCAAGATCGCAGACACATGGGGCGGGATGTTCGGCCAGACGGTACATGGCATGCCGCAGATCGGCGAAGTTCAGCCGGGTCTGTGGATTCTCAGCGGCTTCGGCCGTCAGGGACTGAACACGACGGCGATGGGCGGTCAGCTTCTGGCGCGGAGCATTCTGTCGGGCGATGACCGCTGGCGGCTGTTTTCACCGTTCGAACTGGTGTGGGCCGGCGGATCGGCCGGGCGCATCGCGGGGCAGGCGATCGATCTATGGACGCGCGGCCATTCCGCCACGGCCGGTGCACTGTCGCGATTCCGCGAACGCGCCCGCAGCCGGGAACAGGCGCGGGAATATGCCACGGAGGCGCGGATCGCATCCGCCAAGGCGCAGGCCTCGGTTGCGCGGCAGCATGCGTCGGCGGCGATGCATGAAGATCGCTCGCGCGGATAG
- the msrB gene encoding peptide-methionine (R)-S-oxide reductase MsrB has product MIDRRILLASAMSLAAFSAFRWLGLGGNANAGEKSAAKFEIEKTPEEWRKQLSAAQYNVLREAGTERPYSSPLNKEKRKGTFACAGCDLPLFASETKFESGTGWPSFYQALPNAIVEKSDRTMMMVRTETLCRRCGGHLGHVFDDGPKPTGLRYCMNGLALTFKPADGSST; this is encoded by the coding sequence ATGATCGACCGCCGTATCCTGCTCGCATCCGCGATGAGTCTCGCTGCGTTCTCGGCATTCCGCTGGCTCGGCCTCGGCGGCAACGCCAACGCGGGCGAGAAATCCGCCGCAAAATTCGAGATCGAGAAGACGCCGGAGGAGTGGCGCAAGCAACTGAGCGCGGCCCAGTATAATGTGCTGCGCGAAGCCGGAACCGAGCGCCCGTATTCAAGCCCGCTGAACAAGGAAAAGCGCAAGGGAACCTTCGCCTGCGCGGGGTGCGATCTGCCGTTGTTCGCGTCCGAGACGAAGTTTGAAAGCGGCACCGGCTGGCCAAGCTTCTATCAGGCGCTGCCGAACGCCATCGTCGAGAAGTCCGATCGCACCATGATGATGGTCCGGACCGAAACCCTGTGCCGGCGCTGTGGCGGCCATCTCGGCCATGTGTTCGACGACGGCCCGAAGCCGACCGGACTGCGCTACTGCATGAACGGGCTGGCACTGACCTTTAAGCCCGCGGACGGCTCATCGACCTGA